Proteins from one Mastacembelus armatus chromosome 16, fMasArm1.2, whole genome shotgun sequence genomic window:
- the LOC113122226 gene encoding vascular endothelial growth factor A-A-like isoform X3, whose product MEAETRFLLSCRPAGCPPRSHTSQSAFSRNISAGYSSLHKTASINKGMEKSKNEVIPLTEVLTKSMCQPREVLVDIFQEYPEDTEHAYIPSCVVLNRCGGCCNDEAMECVPTETHNVTLQVMRYRPMKIQHIIDLSFTEHQKCVCRVKPDVQVKKE is encoded by the exons ATGGAAGCTGAGACCCGGTTTCTCCTGTCCTGCCGCCCTGCAGGATGCCCACCTCGTTCTCACACAAGCCAATCCGCTTTCTCACGCAATATCTCAGCCGGTTACAGCAGCCTGCATAAG ACTGCCAGCATTAACAAGGGAATGGAGAAGAGTAAAAATGAGG tCATTCCTCTAACGGAGGTCCTCACCAAGAGTATGTGTCAGCCCAGGGAGGTGCTGGTGGATATCTTCCAGGAGTATCCAGAAGACACGGAACATGCCTATATTCCTTCTTGTGTGGTCCTCAACCGCTGTGGAGGTTGCTGCAATGATGAAGCAATGGAGTGTGTACCCACAGAAACCCACAACGTCACACTGCAG GTAATGCGGTATAGACCAATGAAAATTCAACATATTATTGACTTAAGTTTCACAGAGCATCAAAAGTGTGTTTGCAG agtaAAGCCAGATGTTCAAGTAAAGAAAGAATAG
- the LOC113122226 gene encoding vascular endothelial growth factor A-A-like isoform X1: protein MEAETRFLLSCRPAGCPPRSHTSQSAFSRNISAGYSSLHKTASINKGMEKSKNEVIPLTEVLTKSMCQPREVLVDIFQEYPEDTEHAYIPSCVVLNRCGGCCNDEAMECVPTETHNVTLQVMRYRPMKIQHIIDLSFTEHQKCVCRVKPDVQVKKE, encoded by the exons ATGGAAGCTGAGACCCGGTTTCTCCTGTCCTGCCGCCCTGCAGGATGCCCACCTCGTTCTCACACAAGCCAATCCGCTTTCTCACGCAATATCTCAGCCGGTTACAGCAGCCTGCATAAG ACTGCCAGCATTAACAAGGGAATGGAGAAGAGTAAAAATGAGG tCATTCCTCTAACGGAGGTCCTCACCAAGAGTATGTGTCAGCCCAGGGAGGTGCTGGTGGATATCTTCCAGGAGTATCCAGAAGACACGGAACATGCCTATATTCCTTCTTGTGTGGTCCTCAACCGCTGTGGAGGTTGCTGCAATGATGAAGCAATGGAGTGTGTACCCACAGAAACCCACAACGTCACACTGCAG GTAATGCGGTATAGACCAATGAAAATTCAACATATTATTGACTTAAGTTTCACAGAGCATCAAAAGTGTGTTTGCAG agtaAAGCCAGATGTTCAAGTAAAGAAAGAATA A
- the LOC113122226 gene encoding vascular endothelial growth factor A-A-like isoform X4 — protein MNFVVTLVQILLVVVLELSTVQTASINKGMEKSKNEVIPLTEVLTKSMCQPREVLVDIFQEYPEDTEHAYIPSCVVLNRCGGCCNDEAMECVPTETHNVTLQVMRYRPMKIQHIIDLSFTEHQKCVCRVKPDVQVKKEYHCAPCSERRKRLFVQDPLTCKCSCKFTQLDCKSRQLELNEKTCRCDKPRR, from the exons ATGAACTTTGTTGTCACTTTGGTACAAATCCTTTTGGTAGTGGTTCTTGAACTATCCACTGTACAG ACTGCCAGCATTAACAAGGGAATGGAGAAGAGTAAAAATGAGG tCATTCCTCTAACGGAGGTCCTCACCAAGAGTATGTGTCAGCCCAGGGAGGTGCTGGTGGATATCTTCCAGGAGTATCCAGAAGACACGGAACATGCCTATATTCCTTCTTGTGTGGTCCTCAACCGCTGTGGAGGTTGCTGCAATGATGAAGCAATGGAGTGTGTACCCACAGAAACCCACAACGTCACACTGCAG GTAATGCGGTATAGACCAATGAAAATTCAACATATTATTGACTTAAGTTTCACAGAGCATCAAAAGTGTGTTTGCAG agtaAAGCCAGATGTTCAAGTAAAGAAAGAATA CCACTGTGCACCTTGCTCAGAGAGAAGAAAGCGCTTGTTTGTGCAGGACCCTCTCACCTGTAAATGTTCCTGCAAATTCACACAATTAGACTGCAAGTCCAGGCAACTTGAGTTAAACGAAAAAACTTGCAG ATGTGACAAACCAAGGAGATGA